One Streptomyces sp. V4I8 genomic window carries:
- a CDS encoding acetylxylan esterase, producing the protein MPAFDLPLADLERYRPAPQEPADFDEFWRDTLKEAAQHEVSVSADPVVTGLRLTETWDVTFRGFAGDPVRAWFSRPAGVREPLPAVVEYAGYGRGRGLPHERLTWVNAGYAHLLMDNRGQGDQYGNGGATPAPHAVAPGGPGPAARGLLSPRDYHYRRLITDAVRAVAAVRALPGVDGTRVTAVGNSQGGGLALAVAGLVPDLAALLATAPFLCGIRRALDLTDASPYGEIAAYLAVHRGAERAAYATLSYMEGISFARRAHAPAHFGVGLRDTVCPPSGAYGAFNRYAELSGADPRKEIRPYPFNGHEGGDAVHVRRQLDWLADVLDSGPQPT; encoded by the coding sequence TTGCCCGCGTTCGACCTGCCGTTGGCGGACCTGGAGCGCTACCGCCCGGCCCCCCAGGAGCCCGCCGACTTCGACGAGTTCTGGCGCGACACCCTCAAGGAGGCGGCCCAGCACGAGGTGTCGGTGTCGGCGGACCCGGTGGTGACCGGCCTGCGGCTCACCGAGACCTGGGACGTGACGTTCCGGGGGTTCGCGGGAGACCCGGTGCGGGCCTGGTTCAGCAGGCCGGCCGGGGTGCGCGAACCGCTGCCCGCCGTCGTCGAGTACGCCGGCTACGGCCGGGGCCGCGGCCTCCCGCACGAGCGGCTGACCTGGGTGAACGCCGGGTACGCGCATCTGCTGATGGACAACCGGGGCCAGGGCGACCAGTACGGCAACGGCGGCGCCACCCCGGCCCCGCACGCCGTGGCACCGGGCGGCCCGGGCCCGGCGGCACGCGGCCTGCTCTCCCCGCGGGACTACCACTACCGGCGCCTGATCACGGACGCGGTGCGCGCGGTGGCGGCGGTGCGCGCCCTGCCGGGCGTGGACGGCACCCGGGTCACGGCCGTCGGCAACAGCCAGGGCGGCGGGCTCGCGCTGGCCGTCGCGGGACTCGTCCCCGACCTCGCCGCACTCCTGGCCACCGCGCCCTTCCTGTGCGGCATCCGGCGCGCCCTCGACCTCACCGACGCGTCACCGTACGGCGAGATCGCCGCGTACCTGGCGGTGCACCGGGGCGCCGAGCGGGCCGCGTACGCCACGCTCTCCTACATGGAGGGGATCTCCTTCGCCCGCCGCGCCCACGCCCCGGCCCACTTCGGGGTCGGCCTGCGCGACACGGTGTGCCCGCCGAGCGGGGCGTACGGCGCCTTCAACCGCTATGCGGAACTGTCGGGTGCCGATCCGCGCAAGGAGATCCGCCCGTATCCGTTCAACGGCCACGAGGGCGGGGACGCGGTGCACGTCCGCCGTCAACTGGACTGGCTGGCAGACGTGTTGGACTCAGGTCCGCAGCCGACGTGA
- a CDS encoding lytic polysaccharide monooxygenase — MILTNARADAPPRRSTLPTRARALFLVLVSLLATIPAVGLVMSTGGEAEAHGTPMKPGSRTFLCWQDGLTDTGEIKPVNPACRSAQQVSGTTPFYNWFSVLRSDGAGRTRGFVPDGELCSGGNTNFTGFNAPRDDWPLTHLTSGATVDFSYNAWAAHPGWFHVYITKDGFDPKQTLTWDDMEERPFLSVDHPPLNGSPGTVEANYSWTGQLPANKSGRHIVYMVWQRSDSAETFYSCSDIVFDGGNGEVTGIKEPGNPTDPVPGECSATRRTTGSWSGGYQSEVTVTNSGDVPMLGWMVDWTLPNGQKVESLWSGNATYTGQDVMVHNADWNGSLDPGESATFGYVVSGSGGDSTTTLPCRVG; from the coding sequence ATGATCCTGACAAATGCGAGGGCGGACGCCCCGCCCCGTCGATCAACTCTCCCCACCCGCGCCAGAGCCCTCTTCCTCGTCCTGGTCTCCCTGCTCGCGACGATCCCGGCCGTGGGGCTCGTCATGAGCACCGGCGGCGAGGCGGAGGCCCATGGCACCCCGATGAAGCCGGGCAGCCGCACCTTCCTGTGCTGGCAGGACGGCCTCACCGACACCGGTGAGATCAAGCCGGTCAACCCGGCCTGCAGGTCGGCCCAACAGGTCAGCGGCACCACGCCGTTCTACAACTGGTTCTCGGTACTGCGCTCCGACGGCGCCGGCCGCACCCGCGGCTTCGTGCCCGACGGCGAGCTGTGCAGCGGCGGCAACACCAACTTCACCGGCTTCAACGCGCCGCGCGACGACTGGCCGCTCACGCACCTCACCTCGGGCGCGACCGTCGACTTCTCCTACAACGCCTGGGCCGCGCACCCGGGCTGGTTCCACGTCTACATCACCAAGGACGGCTTCGACCCGAAGCAGACCCTCACCTGGGACGACATGGAGGAGCGGCCCTTCCTCTCGGTCGACCACCCGCCGCTCAACGGCTCCCCGGGCACGGTGGAGGCCAACTACTCCTGGACCGGGCAGCTTCCGGCGAACAAGTCGGGCCGCCACATCGTCTACATGGTCTGGCAGCGTTCGGACAGCGCGGAGACCTTCTACTCCTGCTCCGACATCGTCTTCGACGGCGGCAACGGCGAGGTCACCGGAATCAAGGAACCCGGCAACCCGACCGACCCGGTGCCCGGCGAGTGCTCCGCCACTCGCCGCACGACCGGCAGTTGGTCCGGCGGCTACCAGTCCGAGGTGACCGTCACCAACTCCGGCGACGTCCCGATGCTCGGCTGGATGGTCGACTGGACACTCCCCAATGGCCAGAAGGTCGAGAGCCTCTGGAGCGGCAACGCGACCTACACCGGTCAGGACGTGATGGTCCACAACGCCGACTGGAACGGCTCCCTCGATCCGGGGGAGAGCGCCACCTTCGGCTACGTCGTCTCCGGCTCCGGCGGCGACAGTACGACGACCCTGCCCTGCCGGGTGGGCTGA
- a CDS encoding beta-galactosidase, which translates to MTAPRTPGIPYGGDYNPEQWPDPVWDDDHRLFTQARVDTLTVGVFSWSLTQPGPDTYDFTILDRILDRAAAENRRACLATGTAALPPWLAKRHPEVNRTDFEGRRHRYGQRHNFCPSSPAYRDHATAMAARLAERYADHPALLAWHINNEYGGACYCDLCAEAFRDWLRNEYGTLDVLNDAWWTTFWSHRHTDWAEIEPPNALTEHWRGPDHTAFQGITLDYFRFTTDALLGCFLAEKEVIRAHDPDTPVTTNFMGMFRPLDYHRWAPHLDFASWDSYPPLDAPPTWPALAHDLMRGLKDGAPFWLMEQTPSTTACRDVNPLRRPGELRLATFQAIAHGADAALYFQMRASRGACEKYHGAVIGHAGRDDTRVFREVAGLGGELEALGDVTLGARTPARTALLFDWDSWWALEISDGPSRLVKYQEVVHAYYRAAREAGADVDVVPVTADLTPYDVVLAPVLHMVKGGLAQRLEAVAARGGTVLTTFLSGRVDAHDRAFLTDVPGPLGPLMGVRVDEWDSRPRDFVQHVQLGELTCEARLVFEIVLPRGAEPVGTYGTDFYAGTPAVTRNRFGEGGGEGWYVATALDQPGVDWTVRRILARHDLLGPYADHPALETATRVAPDGTRLLFLLNHAPEPAHLTAHATATDLLTGKRVEEGEPLTLDPLGTAILRGQ; encoded by the coding sequence ATGACCGCGCCGCGCACCCCGGGGATCCCGTACGGCGGCGACTACAACCCCGAGCAGTGGCCGGATCCGGTCTGGGACGACGACCACCGGCTGTTCACCCAGGCGCGAGTCGACACCCTCACCGTCGGTGTCTTCTCCTGGTCCCTCACCCAACCCGGCCCCGACACCTACGACTTCACGATCCTCGACCGCATCCTGGACCGCGCCGCCGCCGAGAACCGCCGCGCCTGCCTGGCCACCGGCACCGCGGCCCTCCCGCCCTGGCTCGCCAAGCGCCACCCCGAGGTCAACCGCACCGACTTCGAGGGCCGCCGCCACCGCTACGGCCAGCGCCACAACTTCTGCCCCAGCTCACCGGCGTACCGCGACCACGCCACGGCCATGGCGGCGCGCCTCGCCGAACGCTACGCGGACCACCCGGCGTTGCTCGCCTGGCACATCAACAACGAGTACGGCGGCGCCTGTTACTGCGACCTGTGCGCCGAGGCCTTCCGGGACTGGCTCAGGAACGAGTACGGCACTCTCGACGTCCTCAACGACGCCTGGTGGACGACCTTCTGGTCCCACCGCCACACCGACTGGGCCGAGATCGAGCCCCCGAACGCCCTCACCGAGCACTGGCGCGGCCCCGACCACACCGCCTTCCAGGGCATCACCCTCGACTACTTCCGCTTCACCACCGACGCCCTGCTCGGCTGCTTCCTGGCCGAGAAGGAGGTGATCCGCGCCCACGACCCCGACACCCCCGTCACCACCAACTTCATGGGCATGTTCCGCCCCCTCGACTACCACCGCTGGGCACCCCACCTCGACTTCGCCTCCTGGGACAGCTACCCGCCCCTCGACGCCCCGCCGACCTGGCCGGCCCTCGCCCACGACCTGATGCGGGGCCTGAAGGACGGCGCCCCCTTCTGGCTGATGGAGCAGACCCCGTCCACGACGGCCTGCCGTGACGTCAACCCCCTGCGGCGCCCCGGCGAGCTCCGCCTCGCCACCTTCCAGGCGATCGCCCACGGCGCCGACGCCGCCCTCTACTTCCAGATGCGCGCCTCACGCGGCGCCTGCGAGAAGTACCACGGCGCGGTCATCGGCCACGCGGGCCGTGACGACACCCGTGTCTTCCGTGAAGTCGCCGGGCTGGGCGGGGAGTTGGAGGCGCTCGGTGATGTGACCCTCGGCGCCCGCACCCCCGCTCGCACCGCCCTGCTCTTCGACTGGGACAGCTGGTGGGCCCTGGAGATCTCCGACGGCCCGTCCCGGCTGGTCAAGTACCAGGAGGTGGTCCACGCTTACTACCGGGCAGCCCGCGAGGCCGGCGCGGACGTGGACGTCGTCCCGGTCACCGCCGACCTGACCCCGTACGACGTGGTCCTCGCCCCCGTCCTGCACATGGTCAAGGGCGGCCTCGCGCAGCGACTGGAGGCCGTCGCGGCGCGCGGCGGCACCGTCCTGACGACCTTCCTCTCGGGCCGTGTCGACGCACACGACCGCGCGTTCCTCACGGACGTACCCGGTCCCCTGGGGCCCCTCATGGGCGTCCGCGTCGACGAATGGGACTCCCGGCCGCGGGACTTCGTACAACACGTCCAACTGGGGGAGCTGACCTGCGAGGCACGCCTGGTCTTCGAGATCGTGCTGCCGCGCGGCGCCGAGCCGGTCGGGACGTACGGCACCGACTTCTACGCCGGCACCCCGGCCGTGACCCGGAACCGCTTCGGCGAGGGCGGCGGCGAGGGCTGGTACGTCGCCACCGCCCTCGACCAGCCCGGCGTGGACTGGACCGTCCGCCGGATCCTGGCCCGCCACGACCTGCTCGGCCCCTACGCCGACCACCCCGCCCTGGAGACCGCGACCCGGGTCGCCCCCGACGGCACCCGCCTCCTCTTCCTCCTCAACCACGCCCCCGAACCGGCCCACCTGACGGCTCACGCGACCGCCACCGACCTGCTGACCGGCAAGCGGGTCGAGGAGGGCGAGCCACTGACCCTCGACCCGCTGGGCACAGCGATCCTCCGCGGTCAGTAG
- a CDS encoding carbohydrate ABC transporter permease: MVKPSRSYRVFQGANGVILTLVVIVTLYPFANIVARSFSSERHIRAGEVTLWPEGFNLTTYKIVFQDSVFWRNYGNTVLYTVVATAVAMVLTTCYAYVLSKKHLKGRGVLVGVAVFTMFFTGGLIPNYVLVTSLGLKNSVWAIALPNAISVFNLLVMKAFFESLPTELEEAAQIDGLSTYGILLRIVLPLSKAVVATMVLFYSVSFWNSWFSAFLYMDRSELMPVTVYLRNLISGATTGGNAGAADAQLSQVGANIQAVTIVLTSLPILCVYPFVQRYFVSGVMLGAVKG; the protein is encoded by the coding sequence GTGGTGAAGCCGAGCCGTTCCTACCGCGTCTTCCAGGGCGCCAACGGCGTCATCCTTACCCTGGTCGTGATCGTCACCCTCTACCCGTTCGCCAACATCGTCGCCCGCTCGTTCAGTTCGGAGCGGCACATCCGGGCCGGTGAGGTGACGCTGTGGCCCGAGGGGTTCAACCTCACCACGTACAAGATCGTTTTCCAGGACTCGGTCTTCTGGCGGAACTACGGCAACACCGTGCTGTACACGGTGGTCGCCACCGCCGTCGCCATGGTCCTGACCACCTGTTACGCCTATGTCCTGTCGAAGAAGCACCTCAAGGGACGCGGCGTACTGGTCGGCGTCGCCGTGTTCACCATGTTCTTCACCGGCGGCCTGATCCCCAACTACGTCCTGGTCACCAGCCTCGGCCTGAAGAACAGCGTCTGGGCCATAGCGCTCCCCAACGCGATCAGCGTGTTCAACCTGCTGGTCATGAAGGCCTTCTTCGAGAGCCTGCCGACCGAACTGGAGGAGGCCGCGCAGATCGACGGCCTGAGTACGTACGGCATTCTGCTGCGGATCGTGCTGCCCCTGTCGAAGGCGGTCGTCGCGACGATGGTGCTGTTCTACTCGGTGTCCTTCTGGAACTCCTGGTTCAGCGCCTTCCTCTACATGGACAGATCCGAGCTCATGCCGGTCACCGTCTATCTGCGCAACCTCATCTCCGGCGCCACCACGGGCGGCAACGCCGGTGCCGCCGACGCGCAGCTGAGCCAGGTCGGGGCCAACATCCAGGCCGTCACGATCGTGCTGACCTCGCTGCCGATCCTCTGCGTGTACCCGTTCGTCCAGCGCTACTTCGTCTCGGGCGTGATGCTCGGCGCGGTCAAGGGCTAA
- a CDS encoding extracellular solute-binding protein yields MNNAGQLSRRQILAAAGFVGLATLTGCGSGDDGGDSKDLSKKRDGAMKEYRVGQQFKATKPLSFSVLHNDNPVYPMKNGWLFWKELTRRTGVTFEPVAVPLVDYEKKRSVLIGSGDAPFLIPKTYHPAEVAFVSSGAVLPVSDYVHLMPNFQDKVKRWKLEPEIDSIRQSDGKFYLLPGLHEKARAGYSPALRTDVLDRLGLSLPTTWDEVYEVFKAIKEEYPDRYPFSDRWSKNTPYPAAALFSYLGQAYGVRAGWTYDNISWDADAQKFVFTGATDAFRQMIEYVRKLVAEKLVDPESFTQTDDEAAQKLLGEKSFAISANPQVLVQEYRYNLHKQVKGAEIEMIPVPLGPAGPVVLGGVRLENGVMISSKALKSDSFVAMMQFVDWLWYSDEGQRFARWGVEGVTYTRSGSQYKAKPGISLMGSDPDAPKDMQKDYGFYNGVFAYGGSWELVSSMFSPDEKKFQDVMAQREQTPIAPAHPLQSFEQEQATLWETPLRDHVTQNTLKFVLGKRPMSEWNAYVTELKAKNMDRFVDLHNKAYERFKKENG; encoded by the coding sequence GTGAACAACGCAGGACAGCTGTCGAGGCGTCAGATACTCGCCGCCGCCGGCTTCGTCGGCCTCGCCACCCTCACCGGCTGCGGCAGCGGCGACGACGGCGGGGACTCCAAGGACCTGTCGAAGAAGAGGGACGGCGCGATGAAGGAGTACCGCGTCGGCCAGCAGTTCAAGGCGACCAAGCCGCTGTCCTTCTCCGTCCTGCACAACGACAACCCGGTCTACCCGATGAAGAACGGCTGGCTGTTCTGGAAGGAGCTCACCAGGCGCACCGGTGTCACCTTCGAGCCCGTCGCCGTCCCCCTGGTCGACTACGAGAAGAAGCGCAGTGTCCTGATCGGCTCGGGCGACGCCCCGTTCCTGATCCCGAAGACGTACCACCCCGCTGAGGTCGCGTTCGTGTCGTCGGGCGCGGTCCTCCCGGTCAGCGACTACGTGCATCTGATGCCCAACTTCCAGGACAAGGTCAAGCGCTGGAAGCTGGAGCCGGAGATCGACTCGATCCGGCAGTCCGACGGCAAGTTCTATCTGCTGCCCGGTCTGCACGAGAAGGCCAGAGCCGGCTACTCGCCGGCGCTGCGCACGGACGTCCTCGACCGGCTCGGACTGAGCCTGCCCACCACCTGGGACGAGGTCTACGAGGTCTTCAAGGCGATCAAGGAGGAGTACCCGGACCGCTACCCGTTCTCCGACCGCTGGAGCAAGAACACGCCCTACCCGGCCGCCGCGCTCTTCAGCTACCTCGGCCAGGCGTACGGCGTCCGGGCCGGATGGACGTACGACAACATCAGCTGGGACGCCGACGCACAGAAGTTCGTCTTCACCGGAGCGACGGACGCCTTCCGGCAGATGATCGAGTACGTGCGCAAGCTGGTCGCCGAGAAGCTGGTGGACCCGGAGAGCTTCACCCAGACCGACGACGAGGCCGCGCAGAAACTGCTGGGCGAGAAGTCCTTCGCGATCAGCGCCAACCCGCAGGTACTGGTGCAGGAGTACCGGTACAACCTGCACAAGCAGGTCAAGGGCGCGGAGATCGAGATGATCCCGGTGCCGCTGGGACCCGCCGGTCCCGTGGTGCTCGGCGGTGTCCGGCTGGAGAACGGCGTCATGATCTCCAGCAAGGCGCTCAAGAGCGACAGCTTCGTCGCGATGATGCAGTTCGTGGACTGGCTGTGGTACTCGGACGAGGGCCAGCGGTTCGCGCGGTGGGGCGTCGAGGGCGTCACCTACACCCGCTCGGGAAGCCAGTACAAGGCGAAGCCCGGCATCAGCCTCATGGGCTCCGACCCGGACGCCCCGAAGGACATGCAGAAGGACTACGGCTTCTACAACGGCGTCTTCGCCTACGGCGGCAGCTGGGAGCTCGTCTCCTCCATGTTCAGCCCCGACGAGAAGAAGTTCCAGGACGTCATGGCCCAGCGCGAACAGACGCCCATCGCCCCGGCCCACCCGCTGCAGTCCTTCGAGCAGGAACAGGCCACTCTGTGGGAGACGCCCCTCAGGGACCACGTCACCCAGAACACCCTCAAGTTCGTCCTCGGCAAGCGCCCGATGTCCGAATGGAACGCCTACGTCACGGAGCTGAAGGCCAAGAACATGGACAGGTTCGTCGACCTGCACAACAAGGCGTACGAACGCTTCAAGAAGGAGAACGGGTGA
- a CDS encoding ABC transporter permease, whose protein sequence is MSTSTRSAPPPGTQEPPPSKTPPRRGRRTKRTGWRRALRRDWQLYSLAVLPLLFFLVFRYLPMIGNVIAFRRFEPGGSIFGEQWVGLRYVEMFLSDPTFWQVFRNTLWLGGLTLVFCFPIPIVLALLLNEVRRRSLKRFVQSVSYLPHFLSIVIVAGITMQMLATDGPINHALGWFGHEPIRFIQEPEWFRTVYVGSEIWQTAGWGTILYLAALTTIDEDLYEAARIDGANRWHQIWHVTLPGIRPTMITLLILNVGTFLAVGFEKVLLLYNPLTYPTADVISTYLYRTGVESNSFSYAAAIGLFEAIIGLVLITSANQLSRRTVGTSLW, encoded by the coding sequence ATGAGCACGTCCACCAGATCGGCTCCACCGCCCGGCACCCAGGAGCCGCCGCCGAGCAAGACTCCACCCCGCCGAGGGCGGCGGACGAAGCGCACCGGATGGCGACGGGCGCTGCGCCGGGACTGGCAGCTGTACTCGCTCGCCGTACTGCCGCTGCTGTTCTTCCTCGTCTTCCGCTATCTGCCGATGATCGGCAACGTGATCGCCTTCCGGCGCTTCGAACCGGGCGGCTCGATCTTCGGCGAGCAGTGGGTGGGCCTGCGCTACGTCGAGATGTTCCTCAGTGACCCCACCTTCTGGCAGGTGTTCCGCAACACCCTGTGGCTCGGCGGACTCACGCTCGTCTTCTGCTTCCCGATCCCGATCGTGCTGGCGCTGCTGCTGAACGAGGTGCGCCGGCGTTCGCTGAAACGGTTCGTGCAGTCGGTGTCGTATCTGCCGCACTTCCTGTCGATCGTGATCGTCGCGGGCATCACGATGCAGATGCTCGCCACGGACGGCCCGATCAACCACGCGCTGGGCTGGTTCGGCCACGAGCCCATCCGGTTCATCCAGGAACCCGAGTGGTTCCGCACCGTCTACGTCGGCTCCGAGATCTGGCAGACCGCCGGCTGGGGCACGATCCTCTACCTCGCCGCGCTCACCACCATCGACGAGGACCTGTACGAGGCGGCCCGCATCGACGGTGCCAACCGCTGGCACCAGATCTGGCACGTCACCCTGCCCGGCATCCGGCCCACCATGATCACGCTGCTGATCCTCAACGTCGGCACTTTCCTGGCGGTCGGCTTCGAGAAGGTCCTGCTGCTGTACAACCCGCTGACCTATCCGACCGCCGACGTGATCTCGACGTATCTGTACCGCACGGGCGTCGAGTCCAACAGCTTCAGCTACGCCGCCGCCATCGGACTGTTCGAGGCGATCATCGGCCTGGTGCTGATCACGTCCGCGAACCAGCTCTCACGCCGCACAGTGGGGACCAGCCTGTGGTGA
- a CDS encoding sensor histidine kinase, with protein MSTLTAREPAVGKRAAREPSTRKPWARPRTRSIRTRLLVFVTATLILVCAAMALTTAFVQRAYLMGDLDGRVTNAASRSLGGAALHPENQDDLGFLNENGHPAGLLAARLDGDGAIVAAEVVSQDAAPKSLTAPQLTALADIAPDGSKHTRTVPGLGTYRVTAVESGGIRVLTGLPMDDVQRMIGGLVVAEAAVAVAGLFVAGCVCTVVIRRQLRPLGRVAATAAEVSRAPLDRGEVAGLTRVPARDTDPDSEAGQVGAALNRMIDHVESSLTARRHTEERMRRFLADASHELRTPLASISGYAELMNRGTDRIEPVLAWRRVSAESARMTGLVEDLLLLARLDEGRPLHSAEVDLAALVAEAVWDARAAGDGHDWQLELRLDAPSLVLGDAARLHQVVANLLANARVHTPAGTTVVASVEADPHRCVVRVRDDGPGIPPGLLPQVFDRFTRAETSRARSGPHDGGSGLGLAIAAAIVSAHGGRIDVESEPGRTEFTIELPPSGAEPPPLDTVSGPSAPARVPFTRTFARHS; from the coding sequence ATGAGCACCCTGACCGCCCGCGAGCCGGCCGTCGGCAAGCGGGCCGCCCGCGAGCCATCCACCCGTAAGCCATGGGCGAGGCCGCGCACCCGGTCGATCCGCACCCGCCTGCTCGTCTTCGTCACCGCCACCCTCATCCTGGTCTGCGCCGCGATGGCGCTCACCACGGCCTTCGTGCAACGCGCCTACCTGATGGGCGACTTGGACGGCCGCGTCACCAACGCCGCCTCGCGCAGCCTGGGCGGAGCCGCACTCCACCCGGAGAACCAGGACGACCTGGGGTTCCTCAACGAGAACGGCCACCCCGCCGGCCTGCTCGCCGCCCGGCTCGACGGGGACGGCGCGATCGTCGCCGCCGAGGTCGTCAGCCAGGACGCGGCACCGAAGAGCCTCACCGCCCCGCAGCTCACCGCGCTGGCGGACATCGCCCCCGACGGCTCCAAACACACCCGCACGGTCCCCGGCCTCGGCACCTACCGGGTCACCGCCGTCGAGAGCGGCGGCATCCGGGTCCTCACCGGGCTGCCCATGGATGACGTCCAGCGCATGATCGGCGGACTGGTCGTCGCCGAGGCCGCCGTCGCGGTGGCCGGTCTCTTCGTCGCGGGCTGCGTCTGCACGGTGGTCATACGGCGACAGTTGCGCCCGCTCGGCCGGGTCGCCGCCACCGCCGCCGAGGTCTCCCGCGCACCGCTCGACCGGGGCGAGGTCGCCGGCCTCACCCGTGTACCGGCCCGGGACACCGACCCCGACAGCGAGGCGGGCCAGGTCGGCGCCGCGCTCAACCGGATGATCGACCACGTCGAGTCCTCCCTCACCGCCCGCCGGCACACCGAGGAGCGCATGCGCCGCTTCCTCGCCGACGCCAGCCACGAACTGCGCACCCCCCTCGCCTCGATCTCCGGCTACGCCGAACTCATGAACCGCGGCACCGACCGGATCGAGCCCGTGCTCGCCTGGCGCCGTGTCTCCGCCGAGTCGGCCCGGATGACCGGCCTGGTCGAGGACCTGCTCCTGCTGGCCCGGCTCGACGAGGGCAGGCCGCTGCACTCCGCCGAGGTCGACCTCGCGGCGCTGGTCGCGGAGGCGGTGTGGGACGCGCGGGCCGCCGGGGACGGGCACGACTGGCAGCTCGAACTCCGGCTGGACGCCCCGTCGCTGGTCCTCGGTGACGCCGCCCGGCTCCACCAGGTGGTGGCCAACCTGCTGGCCAACGCCCGGGTCCACACGCCCGCCGGCACGACCGTGGTCGCCTCCGTGGAGGCCGACCCCCACCGCTGCGTGGTCCGGGTGCGGGACGACGGCCCCGGCATCCCGCCCGGCCTCCTCCCACAGGTCTTCGACCGCTTCACCCGCGCCGAGACCTCCCGGGCACGCAGCGGCCCGCACGACGGGGGATCCGGTCTCGGCCTCGCCATCGCGGCGGCGATCGTGTCCGCGCACGGCGGCCGTATCGACGTGGAGAGCGAGCCGGGCCGTACGGAGTTCACGATCGAACTGCCACCCTCGGGCGCCGAACCGCCCCCGCTGGACACGGTGTCGGGGCCGTCGGCTCCGGCACGGGTGCCGTTCACGCGGACGTTCGCCCGCCACTCCTGA